A single region of the Paraburkholderia sprentiae WSM5005 genome encodes:
- the tldD gene encoding metalloprotease TldD codes for MNIIEPGIRNLAAAKDILLTPYGLDESLLTRTLAEIFTHRVDYADLYFQTTRSEAWSLEEGIVKSGSFSIDQGVGVRAVSGERTAFAYSDDLSPEAIRQAAVATRAIAKAGGGKQKIKVASSLTGIAGRDLYLPSDPLHSLDATAKVKLLERIEQMARGRDPRIQQVMAGLAGEYDVVLVARSDGGFAADIRPLVRVSVTVIAEQNGRREIGSGGGGGRFDYGYFTDEVLSRYVDDAVHAALVNLDARPAPAGAMTVVLGPGWPGVLLHEAIGHGLEGDFNRKGSSAFAGRIGEQVAAKGVTVVDDGTLPNRRGSLNIDDEGNPTQCTTLIEDGILKGYIQDTLNARLMKMPVTGNARRESYAALPMPRMTNTYMLNGDKDPQEILASVKNGLYAVNFGGGQVDITNGKFVFSASEAYMIENGKITYPVKGATLIGSGPESLKYVTMIGNDMKLDSGVGVCGKEGQSVPVGVGQPTLRIERMTVGGTA; via the coding sequence ATGAACATCATCGAACCCGGTATCCGCAATCTCGCCGCCGCCAAGGACATCCTCCTCACGCCCTATGGTCTCGACGAGTCGCTGCTCACGCGCACGCTCGCCGAAATCTTCACGCACCGCGTCGACTACGCGGACCTGTACTTTCAGACCACCCGCAGCGAAGCATGGAGTCTCGAGGAAGGCATCGTGAAGTCGGGCAGCTTCAGCATCGATCAGGGCGTCGGCGTGCGCGCCGTATCGGGCGAGCGCACCGCGTTCGCTTACTCGGACGACCTGTCACCCGAAGCGATCCGCCAGGCGGCCGTCGCCACGCGCGCGATCGCCAAGGCAGGCGGCGGCAAGCAGAAGATCAAGGTGGCGTCGTCGCTGACCGGCATCGCCGGGCGCGATCTGTACCTGCCGTCCGACCCGCTGCATTCGCTCGACGCCACCGCGAAGGTCAAGCTGCTCGAGCGCATCGAGCAGATGGCGCGCGGCCGCGACCCGCGCATCCAGCAGGTGATGGCCGGCCTTGCCGGCGAGTACGACGTGGTGCTCGTCGCGCGTAGCGACGGCGGCTTCGCGGCCGACATCCGGCCGCTCGTGCGAGTGTCGGTGACGGTGATCGCCGAGCAGAACGGCCGTCGCGAAATCGGCAGCGGCGGCGGCGGCGGGCGTTTCGACTACGGCTATTTCACCGATGAGGTACTGTCGCGCTACGTCGACGACGCGGTGCACGCCGCGCTCGTCAATCTCGACGCGCGGCCGGCGCCGGCTGGCGCAATGACCGTCGTGCTCGGGCCGGGCTGGCCAGGTGTGTTGCTGCACGAGGCGATCGGTCACGGGCTCGAGGGCGACTTCAACCGCAAGGGATCGTCGGCATTCGCGGGACGCATCGGCGAGCAGGTCGCCGCGAAGGGCGTCACCGTGGTCGACGACGGCACCCTGCCGAACCGCCGCGGCTCGCTCAATATCGACGACGAAGGCAATCCGACCCAGTGCACGACGCTGATCGAGGACGGCATCCTGAAGGGCTATATTCAGGACACGCTGAACGCGCGTCTGATGAAAATGCCGGTCACCGGTAACGCACGGCGCGAATCGTATGCGGCGCTGCCGATGCCGCGCATGACCAACACGTACATGCTCAACGGCGACAAGGACCCGCAGGAAATCCTCGCGTCCGTGAAGAACGGCCTGTATGCGGTGAACTTCGGCGGCGGCCAGGTCGACATCACGAACGGAAAGTTTGTGTTCTCGGCCTCGGAGGCGTACATGATCGAGAACGGCAAGATCACGTATCCGGTCAAAGGCGCAACGCTGATCGGCAGCGGCCCGGAATCGCTGAAATACGTCACGATGATCGGCAATGACATGAAGCTCGATTCGGGCGTCGGCGTGTGCGGCAAGGAAGGCCAGAGCGTGCCGGTGGGCGTCGGTCAACCGACGCTGCGCATCGAGCGGATGACGGTCGGCGGCACGGCCTGA
- a CDS encoding FAD-linked oxidase C-terminal domain-containing protein, which translates to MNHPVPPAPLRRPFPAELLNQLKAAFGDRVSVADAVRAHHGRDESPFDPQLPDAVVFARTTEDVQTAVKLCGQYDVPIIPYGNGSSLEGHLLAVHGGVSIDLSDMNRVLSINAEDLTVTVEPGISRKQLNEALRDTGLFFPIDPGADASIGGMSATRASGTNAVRYGTMRENVLGLTVVLADGRVIKTGSRARKSSAGYDLTRLFVGSEGTLGVITEITVRLYPQPEAVSAAVCTFPSMGDAVRAVIETIQIGVPIARVEFVDSLAIRSINRHSKLTLREAPTLFFEFHGTEAGVKEQAQLVQEIAAQNAGEGFEWATRPEDRSRLWNARHNAYFAMLQLKPGSRAVTTDVCVPISRLAECVVETERDLLASPLPCPIVGHVGDGNFHVAILIDPNKPEELEEAERLNHRIVQRALRMDGTCTGEHGIGLHKMGFLLEEHGDVAIDTMRSIKHALDPRNLMNPGKIFAWAAA; encoded by the coding sequence GTGAACCATCCCGTACCGCCGGCCCCGCTACGCCGGCCGTTTCCCGCCGAATTGCTGAACCAGCTCAAAGCCGCTTTCGGCGATCGGGTCTCCGTTGCCGACGCGGTGCGCGCGCACCACGGCCGCGACGAATCGCCATTCGATCCGCAACTGCCCGACGCCGTCGTGTTCGCGCGCACGACCGAAGACGTGCAAACCGCCGTCAAGCTGTGCGGCCAATACGATGTGCCGATCATTCCGTACGGCAATGGCTCGTCGCTCGAAGGCCATCTGCTTGCGGTGCACGGCGGCGTGTCGATCGATCTGTCGGACATGAACCGGGTGTTGTCGATCAACGCTGAAGACCTGACCGTCACCGTCGAGCCCGGCATTTCACGCAAGCAACTGAACGAAGCGCTGCGCGACACCGGCCTGTTCTTTCCGATCGATCCGGGCGCGGACGCGAGCATCGGCGGCATGTCGGCCACGCGCGCATCGGGGACCAACGCCGTGCGCTACGGCACGATGCGCGAGAACGTGCTCGGCCTGACGGTCGTGCTCGCCGATGGCCGAGTGATCAAGACCGGCTCGCGCGCGCGCAAGTCGTCGGCGGGGTATGACCTCACGCGCCTGTTCGTCGGCTCCGAAGGCACGCTCGGCGTGATTACCGAAATCACCGTGCGCCTGTATCCGCAGCCGGAGGCGGTGTCGGCCGCGGTCTGCACGTTCCCGTCGATGGGCGATGCGGTGCGCGCGGTGATCGAGACGATCCAGATCGGCGTGCCGATCGCGCGCGTCGAGTTCGTCGATTCGCTGGCGATTCGCTCGATCAATCGCCATTCGAAGCTGACGCTGCGCGAAGCGCCCACCTTGTTCTTCGAATTTCACGGCACCGAGGCGGGCGTCAAGGAACAGGCCCAGCTCGTGCAGGAAATCGCCGCGCAGAACGCCGGTGAAGGCTTCGAATGGGCGACGCGTCCCGAAGACCGCAGCCGTCTGTGGAACGCGCGTCACAACGCCTATTTCGCGATGCTGCAACTGAAGCCCGGCTCGCGCGCGGTGACCACCGACGTCTGCGTACCGATCTCGCGTCTCGCGGAGTGCGTGGTCGAAACGGAGCGGGATCTGTTGGCGTCACCGCTGCCCTGCCCGATCGTCGGCCATGTCGGCGACGGCAACTTCCACGTCGCGATCCTGATCGACCCGAACAAGCCCGAAGAGCTCGAGGAAGCCGAGCGTCTGAACCATCGCATCGTACAGCGCGCGCTGCGTATGGACGGCACCTGCACCGGCGAGCATGGCATCGGCCTGCACAAAATGGGCTTTCTACTCGAGGAGCATGGCGACGTCGCGATCGACACGATGCGCTCGATCAAGCACGCGCTCGACCCGCGCAATCTGATGAACCCGGGCAAGATCTTCGCCTGGGCGGCGGCCTGA
- the aroG gene encoding 3-deoxy-7-phosphoheptulonate synthase AroG, producing MPPHNTDDVRIRELKELTPPAHLIREFACDETVSNVIYDSRTAMHRILHGMDDRLIVVIGPCSIHDPKAAIEYAGRLIEQRKRFAGELEVVMRVYFEKPRTTVGWKGLINDPHMDNSFKINEGLRTARELLLRINELGLPAGTEYLDMISPQYIADLISWGAIGARTTESQVHRELASGLSCPVGFKNGTDGNVKIAVDAIKAASQPHHFLSVTKGGHSAIVSTAGNEDCHVILRGGKTPNYDADSVNAACADIGKAGLAARLMIDASHANSSKKHENQIPVCADIGRQIAVGDERIVGVMVESHLVAGRQDLQEGCELTYGQSITDACIGWDESVAVLEGLAEAVRQRRVARGSGN from the coding sequence ATGCCCCCGCACAACACCGACGATGTCCGCATTCGCGAATTGAAAGAACTCACGCCGCCCGCTCACCTGATCCGCGAATTTGCCTGCGACGAAACGGTGTCCAACGTGATCTACGACTCGCGCACCGCGATGCATCGCATTCTGCACGGCATGGACGACCGTCTGATCGTCGTGATCGGCCCGTGCTCGATTCACGATCCGAAGGCCGCGATCGAATATGCGGGGCGGCTGATCGAGCAGCGCAAGCGGTTTGCCGGCGAACTCGAAGTCGTGATGCGCGTCTACTTCGAAAAACCGCGCACGACGGTAGGCTGGAAGGGTCTCATCAACGACCCGCACATGGACAACAGCTTCAAGATCAACGAAGGCCTGCGCACCGCGCGCGAGCTGCTGCTGCGCATCAACGAACTCGGCCTGCCGGCCGGCACCGAGTACCTCGACATGATCAGTCCGCAGTACATCGCGGATCTGATCTCGTGGGGCGCCATCGGCGCGCGCACGACCGAATCGCAGGTGCACCGCGAACTGGCTTCGGGACTGTCGTGCCCGGTCGGCTTCAAAAACGGCACGGACGGCAACGTGAAGATCGCCGTCGACGCGATCAAGGCCGCCTCGCAGCCGCACCATTTCCTGTCGGTCACGAAGGGTGGTCACTCGGCGATCGTATCGACCGCGGGTAATGAGGATTGCCACGTGATTCTGCGTGGCGGTAAAACGCCGAACTACGACGCCGATAGCGTCAACGCGGCCTGCGCCGACATCGGCAAGGCGGGTCTCGCCGCGCGTCTGATGATCGACGCGAGCCACGCGAACAGTTCGAAGAAGCACGAGAATCAGATTCCAGTGTGCGCGGACATCGGCCGTCAGATCGCCGTGGGTGACGAGCGGATCGTTGGCGTGATGGTGGAGTCGCACCTCGTCGCGGGTCGCCAGGATCTGCAGGAAGGCTGCGAGCTCACGTACGGCCAGAGCATTACCGATGCGTGCATCGGCTGGGATGAAAGCGTCGCGGTGCTCGAAGGCCTTGCCGAAGCGGTCAGGCAGCGCCGCGTCGCGCGCGGCAGCGGCAACTGA
- a CDS encoding helix-turn-helix domain-containing protein, translating to MTIDTNIRHVTRAGANVFLELGFSAEEAKRLHAASQKQINDTRLLKEQLMTELSTWIEQHHLKQAEAAEILMVSRPRVSDVVNKKTTKFTIDTLVEMLSRIGKPVTLAVG from the coding sequence ATGACGATCGACACCAACATTCGTCACGTAACGCGAGCCGGCGCGAACGTGTTTCTCGAACTCGGTTTTTCCGCCGAGGAAGCGAAGCGTCTTCACGCGGCGTCGCAAAAGCAGATCAACGACACGCGGCTGCTCAAGGAACAGCTGATGACCGAGCTGTCCACGTGGATCGAACAGCATCATCTGAAGCAGGCCGAGGCGGCGGAAATTCTGATGGTGTCGCGCCCGCGCGTGTCCGACGTCGTCAACAAGAAAACCACCAAGTTCACGATCGACACGCTCGTGGAGATGCTCAGCCGTATCGGCAAGCCGGTCACGCTCGCCGTCGGTTGA
- the glcE gene encoding glycolate oxidase subunit GlcE, which yields MEEDDIVAVWSERVGSASAEARALRIRGGGTKDWYGQTLEGEILDTRAYRGIIAYDPAELVITARAGTPLLEIEAALAEHDQMLPFEPPHFGPQATFGGCIAAGISGPRRPAVGAARDFVLGAVVMNGQGQVLHFGGQVVKNVAGYDVSRLLAGSLGTLGLILELSVKVLPRPQAEATLKFDMNGTDAVRKLNEWGGRPLPITASAWRNGTLAVRLGGAEAAVKAARTGLGGEVVDAVEAERFWAGLREQTDSFFAGIPPKAALWRLALPSITEPLQLPGAQLMEWGGGQRWWITDTDAQTVRISAKQAGGHATIFRSGHGYDRSAGVFTPLPAPLMKIHRGLKHAFDPARIFNRGRLYPDF from the coding sequence ATGGAAGAGGACGACATCGTCGCGGTATGGTCCGAACGCGTGGGTTCGGCCAGCGCGGAGGCGCGGGCGTTGCGCATCCGTGGCGGCGGCACCAAGGACTGGTATGGCCAGACGCTGGAAGGTGAGATCCTCGACACGCGCGCTTATCGCGGCATCATCGCGTACGATCCGGCCGAACTCGTGATCACCGCGCGCGCGGGGACACCGTTGCTCGAAATCGAAGCCGCGCTCGCCGAGCATGACCAGATGCTGCCGTTCGAGCCGCCGCACTTCGGTCCGCAGGCCACCTTCGGCGGCTGTATCGCCGCTGGTATTTCAGGGCCGCGCCGGCCGGCCGTCGGCGCCGCGCGCGACTTCGTGCTCGGCGCCGTCGTGATGAACGGCCAAGGCCAGGTGCTGCACTTCGGCGGCCAGGTCGTGAAAAATGTCGCGGGCTACGACGTGTCGCGGCTGCTCGCGGGGTCGCTCGGCACGCTCGGGCTGATCCTCGAGCTGTCGGTCAAAGTGCTGCCGCGACCGCAGGCCGAAGCCACGCTGAAGTTCGACATGAACGGCACCGACGCGGTACGCAAGCTCAACGAATGGGGCGGCCGGCCGTTGCCGATCACTGCCAGCGCTTGGCGCAACGGCACGCTCGCGGTGCGGCTCGGCGGTGCGGAAGCCGCGGTCAAGGCCGCGCGCACCGGGCTTGGCGGCGAAGTCGTCGACGCAGTCGAAGCCGAACGCTTCTGGGCCGGCCTGCGCGAACAGACCGATTCGTTTTTTGCGGGCATTCCGCCCAAGGCCGCGCTGTGGCGTCTCGCGTTGCCGTCGATCACCGAGCCGCTGCAACTGCCCGGCGCGCAACTGATGGAATGGGGCGGCGGCCAGCGCTGGTGGATCACCGACACCGACGCGCAAACCGTGCGCATCAGCGCGAAGCAGGCCGGCGGCCACGCGACGATCTTCCGCAGCGGGCACGGCTACGACCGCAGCGCCGGCGTGTTTACACCGCTGCCCGCGCCGCTGATGAA
- a CDS encoding carbon-nitrogen hydrolase family protein — translation MSETHVPSSASVHASGGPAASAFRVAALQMVSTPDPDRNLADAQRLIAEAAADGAQLVLLPEYFCFMGFKDTDKLAVREPHRDGPIQRFLADAARRHQLWVIGGTLPLNAPEASRVLNTTLVFDPLGNEAARYDKIHLFNFEKGEESFDEARTIRPGTAVQTFEAPFGRVGLSVCYDLRFPELYRRMGDCALIVVPSAFTYTTGRAHWELLLRTRAIENQCYVLAAAQGGKHENGRRTWGHSMLIDPWGEIVAVRDEGAGVVAGNLERARIDEVRQSLPAWRHRVLT, via the coding sequence ATGAGCGAAACACACGTCCCTTCTTCTGCATCCGTCCATGCATCCGGCGGGCCGGCGGCCAGCGCGTTTCGGGTCGCCGCGCTGCAGATGGTCAGCACGCCGGATCCCGATCGCAATCTCGCCGACGCACAGCGCCTGATTGCCGAAGCTGCCGCCGACGGCGCGCAACTCGTGCTGCTGCCCGAGTATTTCTGCTTCATGGGCTTCAAGGACACCGACAAGCTCGCCGTGCGCGAGCCGCATCGGGATGGCCCGATCCAGCGCTTTCTCGCCGACGCCGCGCGCCGCCACCAGCTCTGGGTGATCGGCGGCACCTTGCCGCTGAACGCGCCTGAGGCGTCGCGCGTGCTGAACACGACGCTCGTGTTCGACCCGCTGGGCAACGAAGCCGCGCGCTACGACAAGATCCATCTGTTCAACTTCGAAAAGGGCGAAGAATCGTTCGACGAAGCGCGCACGATCCGGCCCGGCACCGCGGTGCAAACTTTCGAGGCGCCATTCGGCCGGGTCGGCCTGTCGGTCTGCTACGATCTGCGCTTTCCCGAGCTGTACCGGCGCATGGGCGACTGCGCGCTGATCGTGGTGCCGTCCGCGTTTACCTACACCACCGGCCGCGCGCATTGGGAGCTGCTGCTGCGCACCCGCGCAATCGAAAATCAGTGCTACGTGCTAGCCGCGGCGCAAGGCGGCAAACATGAGAACGGCCGCCGCACCTGGGGCCACAGCATGCTGATCGACCCGTGGGGCGAGATCGTCGCGGTGCGCGACGAGGGCGCCGGCGTGGTCGCGGGCAACCTCGAACGCGCGCGCATCGACGAAGTGCGGCAGAGCCTGCCGGCATGGCGTCATCGCGTGCTGACCTGA
- a CDS encoding cob(I)yrinic acid a,c-diamide adenosyltransferase has product MGNRLSKIATRTGDDGTTGLGDGRRVRKDSARIAAIGDVDELNSNLGVLLCENLPENVRAALVAIQHDLFDLGGELCIPGHTMITDRHLAQLDGWLADYNAALPPLKEFILPGGSRAAALAHVCRTVCRRAERAIVALGEHEALNAAPRQYVNRLSDLLFVLARVLNRADGGTDVLWQHDRGVP; this is encoded by the coding sequence ATGGGCAATCGCCTCAGCAAGATCGCCACGCGCACCGGCGACGACGGCACCACCGGTCTCGGCGACGGCCGCCGCGTGCGCAAGGACAGCGCGCGTATCGCCGCGATCGGCGACGTCGACGAACTCAATTCGAATCTCGGCGTGCTGTTGTGCGAGAACCTGCCCGAGAACGTGCGCGCGGCGCTGGTCGCGATCCAGCACGACCTGTTCGATCTTGGCGGCGAGTTGTGCATTCCAGGCCACACGATGATTACCGACCGGCATCTCGCGCAGCTCGACGGCTGGCTCGCCGATTACAACGCCGCGCTGCCGCCGCTGAAGGAATTCATTTTGCCGGGCGGTTCGCGCGCGGCCGCGCTTGCGCACGTGTGCCGTACCGTTTGCCGCCGAGCGGAGCGCGCAATCGTCGCGCTCGGCGAGCACGAGGCGCTGAACGCGGCACCGCGTCAGTACGTGAACCGGCTGTCCGATTTGCTGTTCGTGCTGGCGCGCGTGCTCAATCGCGCGGACGGCGGCACCGACGTGCTGTGGCAGCACGATCGCGGCGTGCCTTGA
- a CDS encoding type II toxin-antitoxin system RelE/ParE family toxin, whose protein sequence is MEQQKEIRWLGSSYRDLLAFPDEARRLAGFQLHKIQSGLDPDDWKPIDSIGAGTREIRIKDEDGIFRVMYVTKYAEALYVLHCFQKKTQKLGRHDRKIAETRYRAITHYRTTQP, encoded by the coding sequence ATGGAGCAGCAAAAGGAAATCCGCTGGTTAGGCTCCAGCTACCGTGATTTGCTCGCTTTTCCCGACGAAGCACGTCGTCTCGCAGGGTTTCAGCTTCACAAGATTCAGTCAGGACTCGACCCCGACGACTGGAAACCGATTGACTCGATCGGCGCGGGAACGCGCGAAATTCGCATCAAAGATGAAGACGGCATTTTTCGCGTGATGTACGTGACCAAATACGCCGAAGCGCTGTACGTGCTGCATTGCTTTCAGAAGAAGACGCAGAAGCTTGGCCGGCACGACAGAAAAATTGCCGAAACGCGCTACCGCGCCATCACCCATTACAGGACCACCCAGCCATGA
- a CDS encoding FAD-linked oxidase C-terminal domain-containing protein, with the protein MNAPAELSAEVLAQRQREVVQALMAVLPTHCLLYREEDTVAYDCDGLAAYRRLPLAVVLPETESQVQRIVQICHRLEVPIVPRGAGTGLSGGAMPIRHGVVVSLARFRKIVEVDSYARIATVQPGVRNLAISEAAAPYGLYYAPDPSSQIACTIGGNVSENSGGVHCLKYGLTVHNVLRVRAVTMEGEIVEFGSLAPDAPGLDLLAVLIGSEGMFAIVTEVTVKLIPKPQTAQVIMASFDDVVKGGDAVAGIIAAGIIPAGLEMMDKPATRAVEEFVNAGYDLDAAAILLCESDGTPDEVAAEIVRMTAVLREHGATRIQISRTEAERLRFWSGRKNAFPAAGRISPDYYCMDGTVPRRSIGPLLARIEEMEKTYRLRCINVFHAGDGNMHPLILFNGNDRDEWHRAELFGSDILEACVELGGTVTGEHGVGIEKINSMCVQFSPEERDTFHAVKRAFDAPGLLNPDKGIPTRARCAEYGKMHVRGGLLPHPELPRF; encoded by the coding sequence ATGAACGCACCCGCTGAACTGTCGGCCGAAGTCCTCGCGCAGCGTCAGCGCGAAGTCGTGCAGGCGCTGATGGCCGTGTTGCCGACCCACTGTCTGCTGTATCGCGAGGAAGACACCGTCGCGTACGACTGCGACGGCCTCGCCGCGTACCGGCGTCTGCCGCTCGCGGTCGTGTTGCCGGAAACCGAATCGCAGGTGCAGCGCATCGTGCAGATCTGCCATCGCCTCGAGGTGCCCATCGTGCCGCGCGGCGCGGGCACCGGGCTGTCCGGCGGCGCGATGCCGATCCGGCACGGCGTGGTGGTGTCGCTCGCACGCTTTCGCAAGATCGTCGAAGTCGACTCGTACGCACGCATCGCGACCGTACAGCCCGGCGTGCGCAATCTGGCGATCTCGGAGGCCGCGGCACCGTACGGCCTCTACTATGCACCCGACCCATCGTCGCAAATCGCCTGCACGATCGGCGGCAACGTGTCCGAGAATTCGGGCGGCGTGCATTGCCTGAAGTACGGCCTTACCGTGCACAACGTGCTGCGCGTGCGAGCGGTGACGATGGAAGGCGAGATCGTCGAATTCGGCTCGCTCGCGCCTGACGCGCCGGGGCTCGATCTGCTCGCGGTGCTGATCGGCAGCGAAGGGATGTTCGCGATCGTCACCGAGGTCACCGTCAAGCTGATCCCGAAGCCGCAAACGGCGCAGGTCATCATGGCCAGCTTCGATGACGTCGTCAAAGGCGGCGATGCCGTTGCGGGCATCATCGCGGCGGGCATCATTCCGGCCGGCCTCGAGATGATGGACAAGCCCGCCACGCGCGCGGTCGAGGAATTCGTCAACGCAGGCTACGACCTCGACGCGGCGGCGATCCTGCTGTGCGAATCGGACGGCACACCCGACGAAGTCGCGGCCGAGATCGTTCGCATGACCGCGGTGCTGCGCGAGCACGGCGCGACCCGTATCCAGATTTCGCGCACGGAAGCGGAGCGCCTGCGCTTCTGGTCCGGGCGCAAGAACGCGTTCCCGGCCGCCGGCCGCATCTCGCCGGACTATTACTGCATGGACGGCACCGTGCCGCGCCGCAGTATCGGGCCGCTGCTCGCGCGCATCGAAGAGATGGAAAAGACGTACCGGTTGCGCTGCATCAACGTGTTCCACGCAGGCGACGGCAACATGCATCCGCTGATCCTGTTCAACGGCAACGACCGCGACGAGTGGCACCGCGCCGAGTTGTTCGGTAGCGACATCCTCGAAGCTTGCGTCGAGCTGGGCGGCACGGTGACGGGTGAGCACGGCGTCGGCATCGAGAAAATCAATTCGATGTGCGTGCAGTTCTCGCCCGAGGAGCGCGACACGTTCCACGCGGTCAAGCGGGCCTTCGACGCGCCCGGCCTGCTGAATCCCGACAAGGGCATCCCGACACGGGCGCGCTGTGCGGAGTACGGCAAGATGCACGTGCGCGGCGGGCTGCTGCCTCATCCCGAGCTGCCGCGCTTCTAG